From Cricetulus griseus strain 17A/GY chromosome 1 unlocalized genomic scaffold, alternate assembly CriGri-PICRH-1.0 chr1_0, whole genome shotgun sequence, a single genomic window includes:
- the LOC113832923 gene encoding olfactory receptor 6C68-like: MRNHTSITTFILLGLTDDPQLQVLLFIFLFITYLLSVTGNLTIITLTTVDPYLKTPMYFFLQNFSFLEISFTSACVPRFLYSISTGDRTITYNACATQLFFTDLFGVTEFFLLATMSYDRYVAICKPLHYMTIMNNKVCKMMVISCWMAAFMIILPPLSLGLHLEFCDSNIIDHFGCDANPILKISCSDTWLIEQMVIASAVFTFIITLICVVFSYIYIIRTILKFPSVQQKRKAFSTCSSHMIVVSITYGSCIFIYIKPSAKEEVTINKGVSVLISSISPMLNPFIYTLRNKQVKQASHDLLKKIAFLLKN; the protein is encoded by the coding sequence ATGAGAAACCACACATCAATTACAACATTCATCCTCCTGGGACTCACAGACGATCCTCAATTACAGGTcttgctctttatttttctatttatcacCTACCTATTGAGTGTAACTGGTAATTTAACCATCATTACCCTCACCACAGTGGATCCCTACCTTAAAACtcccatgtatttcttcctccAAAACTTTTCCTTCCTAGAAATCTCATTTACAAGTGCATGTGTCCCAAGATTTTTATACAGTATTTCAACTGGAGACAGGACAATTACATACAATGCATGTGCAACTCAATTATTTTTCACAGATCTCTTTGGAGTAACTGAGTTTTTTCTCCTGGCTACCATGTCATATgatcgctatgtggccatctgtaaaCCTTTGCATTATATGACCATCATGAACAACAAGGTGTGCAAAATGATGGTTATTTCCTGTTGGATGGCGGCATTCATGATTATCCTCCCACCACTTAGCTTAGGTCTTCATCTGGAATTCTGTGACTCTAATATCATTGATCATTTTGGATGTGATGCAAATCCTATTCTGAAAATATCATGCTCAGACACCTGGTTGATTGAGCAGATGGTAATAGCCTCCGCAGTATTCACCTTCATCATTACTCTAATATGTGTAGTCTTTTCCTACATATACATTATAAGGACAATTCTAAAATTCCCTTCTgttcaacaaaaaagaaaagccttttcAACCTGTTCTTCACACATGATTGTGGTCTCCATCACCTATGGGAGCTGCATCTTCATCTATATCAAACCATCTGCAAAAGAAGAGGTAACCATTAATAAAGGTGTGTCAGTGCTTATTTCTTCCATATCGCCCATGCTGAATCCTTTCATATATACTCTAAGAAATAAGCAAGTTAAGCAAGCTTCTCATGACTTACTCAAGAAAATTGCATTTCTATTAAAGAACTGA